One part of the Campylobacter sp. RM16189 genome encodes these proteins:
- the thiE gene encoding thiamine phosphate synthase yields MAQIYAISDDILTPDETILGQTREILECGIKYFQYRSKKTFKNEALVRKLLELCDDFGAKFIINDDIVFAKKIGAKYVHIGKDDGDIKAVREILGKDAFIGASCYNDINLAIKAQDAGASYVAFGSVFSSPTKPAAIRCSFETILQAKEILDIPICVIGGINAQNIDQILSLEVDLIAVISALYRPESISENYKNLSRFL; encoded by the coding sequence TTGGCTCAAATTTACGCAATCAGCGATGATATTTTAACACCTGATGAAACTATTTTAGGACAAACTCGTGAAATTTTAGAGTGTGGCATCAAATATTTTCAATACAGAAGCAAAAAAACTTTTAAAAACGAAGCTTTAGTACGTAAGCTTTTAGAACTTTGCGATGATTTTGGAGCAAAATTTATCATAAACGATGATATTGTTTTTGCTAAAAAAATAGGAGCTAAATACGTTCATATCGGTAAAGATGACGGCGATATAAAAGCTGTGCGAGAAATTCTAGGCAAAGATGCGTTTATCGGTGCAAGCTGCTATAACGACATAAATTTAGCCATTAAAGCACAAGACGCAGGAGCAAGCTATGTTGCATTTGGCAGCGTTTTTTCAAGCCCTACAAAGCCTGCCGCGATAAGGTGCTCTTTTGAAACCATACTGCAGGCTAAAGAAATTTTAGACATACCCATCTGCGTAATCGGCGGCATAAACGCTCAAAACATAGATCAAATTTTATCTCTGGAAGTTGATCTTATCGCGGTTATCTCGGCTCTTTATAGACCTGAGAGCATAAGCGAAAACTACAAAAACTTAAGCAGATTTTTGTAA
- a CDS encoding basic amino acid ABC transporter substrate-binding protein, whose protein sequence is MKKLFALFLASFVWLGAAELKIGTAANYPPFEFINDQNKITGFDIDLVQELSKRAGFEYKFVNMSFDGIIPALKAGKIDGVASAMSATDERRKSIDFTKSYYSTENIYLKKKSNNKITDKKSLKGKKIGAQLGTVQEIAAKDIDGAKVVPAEETVPLILGLKAGKMDAVILDSSIGYGYLKQNPDLVEFFKESDGSEGFSMAFDKDKHKELIEKINVALDEIKKDGTYDKLLEKYDLK, encoded by the coding sequence ATGAAAAAATTGTTTGCTTTGTTTTTAGCGTCTTTTGTTTGGCTTGGAGCTGCCGAGCTTAAAATAGGTACAGCTGCCAACTATCCACCATTTGAATTTATAAACGATCAAAATAAAATCACTGGTTTTGATATAGACTTGGTTCAAGAACTATCAAAAAGAGCAGGATTTGAGTATAAATTCGTTAATATGAGTTTTGATGGTATAATACCGGCTCTTAAAGCAGGCAAAATAGATGGTGTTGCGAGTGCCATGAGCGCTACCGACGAGAGAAGAAAATCTATAGATTTTACAAAATCTTACTATTCTACAGAAAATATATATCTGAAGAAAAAAAGTAACAATAAGATAACAGATAAAAAAAGCCTTAAAGGCAAAAAAATAGGCGCTCAACTAGGAACCGTGCAAGAAATCGCAGCAAAAGATATAGACGGAGCGAAGGTTGTGCCTGCAGAAGAGACTGTACCACTAATCCTTGGTCTAAAAGCCGGAAAGATGGATGCTGTAATACTTGATAGCTCCATAGGATACGGATACCTAAAACAAAATCCTGATCTAGTGGAGTTTTTTAAAGAATCTGACGGAAGCGAAGGCTTTTCTATGGCATTTGATAAAGATAAACATAAAGAGCTTATAGAGAAGATAAATGTCGCTCTTGACGAGATCAAAAAAGATGGAACTTACGACAAGCTTTTAGAAAAATACGATCTTAAATAA
- a CDS encoding amino acid ABC transporter ATP-binding protein encodes MIEIRNLNKNYGDLQVLKDINVDIKQGEVIAIIGPSGGGKSTFLRCINRLEEPTSGHIKINGEDILSKKADINKIRQKVSMVFQHFNLFANKNVLENLTLAPIKTGLMSQEDAEKKALELLKSVGLSDKKEAFPHKLSGGQKQRIAIARALAMNPEVILFDEPTSALDPEMIGEVLDIMRDVASKGITMLVVTHEMGFARNVANRIFFMDGGRITVDDKPKNVFENPQNQRLKEFLSKVLNH; translated from the coding sequence ATGATTGAGATTAGAAATTTAAATAAAAATTACGGCGATCTGCAAGTTTTAAAAGATATAAATGTAGATATCAAACAAGGCGAAGTAATAGCCATAATAGGTCCTAGTGGTGGAGGTAAAAGTACCTTTTTACGTTGCATAAACCGTCTTGAAGAGCCAACAAGTGGACACATCAAGATAAACGGTGAAGATATACTAAGCAAAAAAGCAGATATTAATAAAATTCGCCAAAAAGTAAGCATGGTCTTTCAGCACTTTAACCTATTTGCAAATAAAAATGTTTTAGAAAATTTGACTCTAGCACCTATTAAAACAGGTCTAATGAGCCAAGAGGATGCGGAGAAAAAAGCGCTTGAGCTACTTAAAAGCGTAGGGTTAAGTGATAAAAAAGAGGCTTTTCCTCATAAGCTCTCAGGTGGTCAAAAGCAGCGTATAGCAATAGCTAGAGCCTTGGCGATGAATCCCGAGGTGATACTGTTTGACGAACCTACATCAGCGCTTGACCCGGAGATGATAGGAGAGGTGCTTGATATAATGAGAGATGTGGCCTCAAAAGGCATCACAATGCTTGTAGTTACGCATGAGATGGGCTTTGCAAGAAATGTTGCAAATAGAATATTTTTCATGGATGGAGGCAGAATCACTGTGGACGATAAGCCTAAAAATGTCTTTGAAAACCCACAAAATCAACGTTTAAAAGAATTTTTAAGTAAAGTTCTAAATCATTAA
- a CDS encoding amino acid ABC transporter permease, whose product MNERFFKFLFFIFIVGFGTYYFYPTEMNEIQRMAYLKSYGVTLGLASGGILIGIALGFTLAFLKFLNIKILNFIIDEYIDILRGTPILLQLLIFSVVIFATWSDNFYVAIIALGLNSSAYVAEIVRGGVNSVDKGQMEAARAMGLNYGISMREVVFPQATKNILPALANEFISLFKETSVVGFISVVDITMQSKSLQAVFYNPKPIIFTGVVYYVSIKTLSFLAKKLEERLNRHD is encoded by the coding sequence TTGAACGAGAGATTTTTTAAATTTTTATTCTTTATTTTTATAGTAGGATTTGGCACATACTACTTTTACCCTACCGAAATGAACGAAATTCAACGTATGGCTTATCTTAAAAGCTACGGTGTAACTCTAGGTCTTGCATCAGGCGGAATTTTAATAGGAATAGCGTTAGGTTTTACTCTAGCGTTTTTAAAATTTTTAAATATCAAAATTTTAAATTTTATAATCGATGAATATATAGATATATTGCGTGGAACACCTATACTATTACAGCTCTTAATATTTTCCGTAGTGATTTTCGCTACGTGGAGCGATAACTTTTACGTAGCCATAATAGCTCTTGGACTAAACAGCTCCGCATATGTAGCCGAAATAGTAAGAGGCGGAGTAAATAGCGTAGATAAAGGTCAAATGGAAGCGGCTCGCGCAATGGGGCTAAACTACGGCATATCAATGAGAGAGGTGGTTTTCCCTCAGGCAACCAAAAATATCCTGCCGGCTCTTGCGAATGAATTTATCTCACTTTTTAAAGAGACATCGGTAGTTGGATTTATTAGCGTAGTTGATATTACAATGCAGAGCAAAAGCCTACAAGCAGTATTTTATAATCCAAAGCCGATAATTTTCACAGGAGTGGTCTATTACGTGAGCATTAAAACACTTTCATTCCTAGCCAAAAAGCTTGAAGAGAGGCTAAATAGACATGATTGA